ACAATTTTTAAAACGTTTTTGAAACAGCTTACCCATATTCTCAATTTTCCTGCGGAGTCTCTCCCCGTAGATAAATGCATCCTTATAACTCGTATCATTCAAAATAAAGATAAATTCTTCGCCCCCATATCTGCCAACTGAATCGTTGGGCCTTGATGCCTTCTTCATGGTCTCCGCAACGAGTTTTAACACATCATCCCCTATCAAATGGCCGAAAGTATCATTAAATATTTTGAAAAAATCAATATCGACCAGGCCCACCGACAAGGGAATCCCCTCTGCTTTTGCCTTATGAAAGGATTTTTTAAGTGTGTTCTCGATGGCTTCTCGATTGAGAATCTGAGTTAATGAGTCCAAAGTCGCCTTCTCTCTAAACGTCTCAAATATTTTTGCATTTTCTAAAGCCCTGCCCAATTCGCTTGCTACAGCAGTAAGAAAAGACAAATCGTAGGGATGAATAGCATTTTCCGAAACAATATTATCCACACCAATAAGTCCTATTACCTGATTGTCGTTTGTAATGGGTATAATGCCAATTTCCTTTACTTGAAGACCTTGCAATATTTTTAATTCATCAATTGTTGCGCCAGAGATCAGGTAAGGTTTATTGTTGCGAAAACAATCAATAATGCCTCCCGTTAAGGAGGAAAGGGAAATTTGAAAGGAAGAAAGAGGTTTTCCAGTATTTGTTGTGTCCAATACGTTTTTTATTTTCAACACCCGTGAGTTTGTATCTATATGCAATATATATAAACGATCAAAAGAAAAATCCATTTTAATCGCTTCTAGTGTTTTGGTGATGATTTTTTTTGTATCAAGGCTCTGATGAGGACTCGTCAGGCTTTTCTTAATATGCGCCATTGATTCCACCTTTTCTTTAAGCTCTTTTTGTAAATGGTAATACTCTGTATTTATTTTATTCAGGTGTAAGGTTGTACGAAGAAGGTTTTCGCGGAATTCATAGGATGACGGAAAAGTAAAGTTGTAGAATCGAGCAATACTTTCAATATCATGATCCATTTTCGTGAGCAAAGAATGAAAATCTATTGTTTCGATATTTATAATTTTGTCAATTTCTTGTGTGAGAATTGGTTGTCGTTGCGCCTCAAAAGAACCAATGCCCTGGGTCCAGGTAATAAAATCACAAAGCGAAATTATGGAAACGATTAAAGCGTCATTGTTTGATAAGCTCAAATGTTCGAACCGGCAATGGTGGAATTTGACAGCAAGAGTGACCATGTACGGCAGAGACCACAAATGACAGAAATACGCCCCTATGTCATCATGGCTCACACCGACTAACCTTTTCTCCTCATCGATCAATAATCCGTTTGAATTTTTATAATTTACAAGGAAATCACTATATGTTGTCTGTCCATAGGTATCCAGAATGATTTTGCCTATGTCATGCAGCAATCCGGCAACATAAACTTCTTCCGGGTCTGGATACCCAAGAGCTTCCGCCAGTGTTTTGCTGATACATGCTACAGACAGGCAATGTCTCCAAAAAAATAATCTGTTGAAATGTGACGGTTGATTATACTGGATCATCTGTTCAAAGATTGTAACCTCCATTGCCAGTTTACGTATGAAGGAAAATCCCAAATATATTATTGCATCCCTGAGACGGTTAATTTTTTGTTTAGGACCGAAAGCAGCAGAGTTAACAATTTTCAGTACTTTTACCGCTATCGCGGGATCTGTTTCAACAATTTTTTCAAGGTCTTTTATTGATGAAGATTCATTGCTGGTGAGCTTTAATAATTTTACTAATATAATAGGAAATGTGGGTAATTCTTTCACGTCTTTACCCAATGCATTTTCAATGGCCTGCTTTGGGAGAGTAAAGTACTTATTTAGTTTATCTCCGTTTAAATTCATTCTGTTTGTTGAAAAAAATTGGGACCTGATGCAAATTTAATTTTATAACTAAAATTTTCGTTAAGAAGAACCTTTTGCTATTAATTATTATTATTCTGAAAACTTGCAATAATGAAAATATTGACTTCTTCTTTTCAAAAAAAAAGGCCCAAGGCAAATTTTCATCTGCTACTTGGGCCGTTAATATCCTATTTCAAATCAGGCAACCTGGCGATCTTTTCATAAAGACCCATAGTTTTGCGCCCCAACCTCACAGCTGGTTTGCCTTTTCAGATTAGCTTTTCTTTTTTCTTACATCGTTTTCAATTACAAAAAAAAGACCCATGTCTAAAGTAACCTTCAGCGCTTTGGGTCTTACTTTTCCCGATCCATCCAAGCAACCTGGCAATCTTTTTGAAAAGACCCATAGCTTTGCGTCTCAACCTCGCGGTTGGTTTGCCAATAACTTAAAACTAAGTCATTATAACCCTAAATATTAATAATTCAAGAAAATAATCATTCCAGCATTTTAGTGCAGATACGTTTAAAGCCTACTCACCAGAATACCCCCTTCATATCAATCCAAGCCAATGCGCACAAGGTACGGGTAGAGATATGGTATGAACACCTTAGATACTGATTATACTATTAATACAGTCTCAAAAAGATACGTGACAAAATTACGAAAGCCTTTGAAAACAGTGGTAGGGGGGGTGGCGGGATTTGAACCCACGACCTCTTGAACCCCATTTCAAAAAAGGATAGTTTTAATTGTTTTTATAACGAACTGGCTTTGTGTCTGTTACGACTATAATTCTCTATATAACATGACCTTACAACACAGAAAAAATTCTGGTTGTTCCTTTTCATTCCTTCCAATTCCGCCAAATTCGGTCACAATTTGGTCACAGTTTAGTCACAATTCACCAACTTGGAAAAACAGTAAATCACTTCCACTAATAAAAATTTACCATAACAACATTTGACAGTATGTAATATATTTATTACAATGCAACACATGAAACTATTAATGGATGCCGATTGTCTTATTAAATTAACAAAATCAAAATTAAAAGAACTTGTATGCAAGAACTTTACGGTTACAATACCACAGCTTGTAAAAGAAGAAATTGTTTGCAATGACCGAAAACATATTGACGCAGTAATTATTAAGGAAAACATAGAAAGGAAGTTGATAACATTAAACACTATATCTTTATCTTCTAAAAAAGGTGAAGATGCGATTTTTTCCATATTTCAAGAGGGAGGATATGAGGCAATATGCAGCGATGATAAAAGGTTCATTAAAAGATTACGTTTTCTTGATATTCCATACATAACCCCTACCGTATTTATCATTTTATTGTTGGAAAAAGGCAAATTAACAACAAAAGAGGCTCAAAAAAAACTAGATCGTTTATCGTCATTTGTTAGCGATGAAGAATATAATGCCATTAAGGCAATATTAAAAAACTGGAGGAAACAATGAAAACGAAATCCATAAGGGTACCGAAAGATATGATTGATGCTATCGAACTTGTTGAAAAGGAAGAGAAGATAGAGGAATCCACCGCAATGAGAAAGCTGATAAGGATAGGTTTTGAAACATATATAGGAAATCTTTATAAACAAGGCAAGATAACACTGAGGGAGGCCTCTCGATTACTTAATTTAAGCCAGATTGAAACAATAAATCTTTTTTTAGACGCGGGAATAAAGGGGAACCTGGATGCCTCAGATGTTTTGGTTTCACTGAATAGATTTGTACCAAAGTAAGATACTATAGTACCTGAATCCAGCGATAACGCCAAAAAACAAAAAATAAAGCATCAAAACACATGTGAAAAGGGCCTAGTACTTATTTTCGAAAATAAGCTATATTATATAAAGTGATAAATGGGGGATGTTACAGGTTTCCCAACCAGAATATACTATAAAAGAACTAAAGGAACGTATTTATGAAATATGTAGACGAAGTAATTAGCGAACCTGTTGTTTTTAAATGGAAATATAAAATGGATTCTCTTCTGATTTTACAGGCGCATTGCTATGTTATTTAAGAATCGATACACTAGCAACTGCTTAGAAAGCCCAGGAAGTTCGCATACGTCAATCCGGTGTTTCTGTATCCTTTGGAAACGCGCCGAAAGCAATACCTTCCAATACTGGACCGAACAACGAAAACCAGGACCCAGCAATCATGCGGCAGTCTCCTCAGGCCACCCGACCCCAACCGAAAAGACCAATGAGCCGTAGAAGTAAACCTGCTGCTAGGAAATTGTTTTTTCCCATAGGAGTGCCAATTTAACTGATTTATGAAATGAACCCTCCAAACATTTCCTCAAGTATAAAAAAAATACCATACGTTCGTTTCTCTATTGACCGGGGAGGAACCTTTACGGACATCTACGCCGAGATTCCTGAAAAAAATTACTATACAGTTGTCAAATTACTCTCAGAAGACCCACAAAACTATGATGATGCGCCAAGAGAGGGCATTCGCCGTATTCTGGAGGATATAAGCGGACATCCGGTTTCAAACGATGATCTCAATGTGGAAAATATCTCCTGGATACGCATGGGAACAACCATTGCCACAAACGCGCTGCTGGAACGAAAGGGAGAAAGGGTCGCATTGGTCATTACCAGGGGTTTTCGCGATATACTGGAAATTGGCGATCAAAGCCGCCCGAACATTTTTGACTTAAAAATTCGAAAACCTGACTTACTATATGAAACGGTCGTTGAGATAGAAGAACGCATTCGTCCGGCAGGAAAATTTTCAGTAAAAAAACATATCGTTCAAGGCAATACCGGCGACTCTTTTGAAGTAGTAACAAAGCCTGATCCGGAACAGATAAAAAAGCAGCTTTTTAAAATAAAAAAGCTTGGCATTCAAAGTATTGCCATCGTATGCATCCATTCTTATAGCTATCCCGAACATGAATTACTTGTAGGAAGGATTGCAAAAGAAATGGGATTTCCCCATATATCCCTTTCCTCCCAGGTAATGCCAATGGTCAAGATGGTTTCCCGGGGACAGACCACGGTTGTGGACGCCTACCTTACGCCGCATATCCGGAAATATCTGAATAGTTTTCGTTCTGGGTTTTCCGGTCATTTGCAAAACACTCAATTACTCTTTATGCAATCAAACGGCGGATTAAGTCCCGCGGACCAGTTTAAAGGAAGCAATGCCATACTTTCAGGCCCTGCAGGAGGCGTTGTCGGCTACGCAATGACAACATATAAAAAAGAATTGAAACAACCGGTGATAGGGTTCGATATGGGAGGGACTTCAACTGATGTCTCACGATATGCCGGAGAATATGAACTGGCGCATGAAACGGAAACTGCCGGGATAAGCATTCAAGCGCCTCAACTGCGCATTCACACCGTGGCTGCCGGAGGCGGATCACGATTGCTCTTCCGGAACGGCATGTTTCTGGTCGGTCCGGAATCAGCAGGAGCTGACCCGGGACCTGTCTGTTACCGAAAAAACGGGTATCTGACCATTACTGATGCAAGTTTATTACTGGGGCGTTTACAACCAGACTATTTCCCGAAAATTTTCGGGAAAAATGAGGATCTTCCACTTGACAGCAAAGCTACCCGACAAGCCTTTGAAATACTTACAAAAGAAATTAACCGATATTATAAATCGGTAATGAAAGAACCCATGACTTCGGAACAGGCAGCTCAGGGTTTTATTGATGTTGCCAATGCGAATATGGCCCGTGCTATTCAGGAAATTTCCGTGATGCGCGGGTATGACCTTCAGGAGCACATACTCGCAACTTTTGGAGGGGCTGGCGGGCAGCACGCATGCGCAATTGCCAGGAAGCTGGGGATTACTCAAATATTTATTCATCGTTTTTCCGGCATTTTGTCCGCGTACGGAATAGGCCTGGCCGATGTAGTCGTCGAAAGGCAATCTCCTTTAAATGTTCTTTTTTCCACGAAAAATTTTGCATTGTTTCAAAAGAAACTCAATGAACTTTCTGCCTCCGCCACGAAACAACTCCACTCTCAGGGATTTCAGGATGACGACATCGATATTCAACGGTTTCTCAATATGCGTTACCAGGGAACAGACACCAGTTTTATGGTTTTAGAACCGGCGGACAAAAACTTCATAAAGGCATTCCGGGATATCCACCGCCGCGAATTCAACTTTGACCTGCCTTCTCAAAAGATTGTGGTTGATGATCTGCGCGTTCGCGCCACGGGCAAATCACAAAAACCAAGATGCAGACCCATACCGAAGCAAATCCAAAAGGCTCAGCCGGAAGAATATATCCGCTGTTACTTTGAAGACGGCTGGACACAAACCCCCATTTACTTATTGGAAACATTAAAGGCAGGTTGCGAGCTGAAAGGCCCTGCCATCATCTCGAATGCCACTTCTACCATCCTGATAGATCCGGGTTCCCTCGTGAAAATCACGGCCTATGGCGATATTGAAATTACGGTGGCGCGTGTGACAAAACGGGAAATTGGAACAACTATCAATCCGATTCAGTTATCCATATTCAGCAATCTATTCATGTCGATTGCCGAACAGATGGGGCGCGCCCTCCAGCGAACTTCTATTTCAACGAACATAAAGGAACGCCTGGATTTTTCCTGCGCCATTTTTGACCGTCATGGAAACCTGGTTGCAAACGCGCCTCATATTCCGGTGCATCTTGGCTCCATGAGCAAAGCGGTAAAAGAACAAATTCGCAGGAAGGGCCAGAGCTTCAAAAAAGGCGATGTGCTGGTTACCAATCACCCCGGGGCAGGAGGCACTCATCTGCCTGACATTACGGTAATCACCCCTGTCTGGATTGGCAATCAAGTAGTTTTCTATACCGCCTCAAGGGGACATCACGCTGAAATAGGCAGTATTTCCCCCGGATCAATGCCTCCATTTTCCAAAACGCTCTTTGAAGAAGGGGCATGCATAGAATCATTTACCCTGGTCGAGAATGGTATATTTCAGGAAAAAGGCATCCGGCAACTTTTACAGGAAAGCAGGAACATAGAAAACAATCTTTCCGATTTAAAAGCACAAATTTCTGCAAATCAAAAAGGCATTGATCTTTTACAAGACATGGTAGATCATTATTCCTTGAAGGTTGTTCAGGCCTACATGGGACACATCCAGGAAAATGCGGAATCAACTGTCCGGAAAATGCTTAAAGAACTTTCACAAAAAAAAGGCCTACGGGCAATAGACACCATCGAAGCGTCGGAATACATGGATGACCACACACCCATTGTCTTAAGACTAACCATCAACAGAAAAACAGGTTCTGCGCTATTTGACTTCCGGGATACGGGGCCACAGGTTTCAGGCAACTGGAACGCACCCAAAGCTATCACCTATTCAGCAGTTCTCTATGCCTTACGTTGTCTTATTGAAACGGACATCCCTCTTAACCAGGGGTGCTTAAAACCTATCACCATTAAATTAAAAGAAGGCTCCTTGCTCGCGCCTTCGCGTCATGCAGCCGTTGTAGGGGGCAATGTACTCACCTCACAACGGATAACGGATGTAATCCTGAAGGCCTTCGGCGCGGCAGCGGCATCTCAGGGATGCATGAACAACTTCAGCTTTGGCAATGACCATATTGCTTATTATGAAACAATCGGAGGCGGCGCGGGAGCAGGCCCAGGCTGGCACGGTCAATCAGGAGTGCAAACCCATATGACAAATACACGCATAACGGACCCTGAAATTTTAGAACTACGGTTTCCTGTCATGTTGCGGGAATTTTCTCTCCGAAAAAACTCCGGCGGCACGGGAGCCTATCGCGGCGGGAACGGATTGATACGGGAAATAGAAGCCATGGAACCGCTCAACATGGCTATTCTGTCGGAGCGAAGGGTCTTTTCTCCTTACGGGCTTGAAGGCGGCAAAGCAGGCAGCCGAGGACAAAACCTTTTGATCAGGAAAAACGGTCAAATCATTGACCTGGGCGGTAAAAATGAACTCCACGTCAATCCGGGAGACCGTTTTCGTATCATAACACCCGGGGGTGGCGGTTTTGGTAAAAAGGCCTAAAGGCCTAATGCATGAAGAAAAAGAAACAACAGGCAAGTATCCGAATGAAAGCGCATACCTCCCCGAAAAACAATAGAGTTGACCGATACTATTTGATAAAAGGAAAAAAGAATATCGAAGAAAAACTCTTTATTTTACTCCCCGGGCAATGGCAACACTTCCGGTACGGACCAATTCCTTAATCCCATAAGGCCGTAATAAATTCATCATTGCGTTGAGTTTGTCGTCTGTAGCCGCAATCTCAATCACCAGGTCTTTCAGACCAACGTCGACAATCTTTCCGCGAAAGATGTCAACGATCTCGATTATTTCCCCACGCTTTCCAATCGGGCAGTGAACCTTTATCAGCATCAAATCCCGCTCGACAAAAGCTTCATCGCTGAAATCAACAACCTTAATCACGTCAATAATCTTTCCTATCTGTTTTCGCACCTGTTCCAGGATGGCATCATCGCCCCTCACAACTATTGTCATGCGCGAAAGAGTCGGACTGTCCGTTTCTCCGACAGCAAGGCTGTCAATATTAAAGCCTCTTCCACTGATTAAACCGGTAATATGAGCCAGAACGCCAACCTTATTCTCTACGAGCAAAGAAATGACATGTCGCATACGTTATTGCACCATCCCCGAAAAACCAAAAAATGCCAGGGCCATAAGGCCTGTACAGATAAAAGCAATGGGAATTCCCCGCAAGGATTCCGGAACATTCACCACTGCCAGACGCTCACGAATGCCCGACATCAGGAGCATAGCCACGGTAAAACCTATCCCGGCTCCAAAACCCTGAACAACTGCCTTAAAAAAACTCAAATGTTCTGGAGAGTCCGTCGTATTTAACAGGGCCACGCCCAGCACCGCACAATTCGTTGTAATCAGCGGAAGAAAAATACCGAGACTCTCATAAAGCGAAGGCGCCATCTTCCGGAGCATCATTTCAACCAGCTGTACTAATGTTGCAATGACGAGGATATAACTGATGGTCTTCAATACTTCAATAAGCCCTGTTTCCCGCACAGAGGGAAATACCAGAGCGACCAGATTCGCATCGCCAGGCAATAAGACAAAATTATAGACAACCCAGGTAATTGCAGAAGAAAGGGTCATAACAAAGGTGACTGCGGCGCCCATTCCCACGGCAGAGGATGTTTTCTGTGAAACGCCCAGAAAAGGACAAAGACCGAGAAATTTTGATAAAACAAAATTATTAACGAAAACAACGCTTACAATAATTACTGCGATTTCTTTAATCATTTCTCATGCACGCCTTCATGGATTTTTCGCGTTTTCTCAGTTTTCTCCAGTTGAAAAATCCCAACAAGAGCCCTAGCACAATAAAGGCGCCGGGAGCCATAATCATTATCGAAGCAGGATTATATGACGCGGCTACTTTCAAGCCAAAAAGGGTGCCAGCGCCAAGCGCCTCACGTATACCGGAAACAAGACAGAGCGCCAGCGTCCAGCCCAACCCCATACCGGCAGCGTCCAGCAAAGATTTGCCTACCGTATTTTTATAAGCAAAGGATTCGGCACGATAGAGTATTATGCAATTTACCACAATAAGCGGAATAAAGATCCCCAAAGACGCATTTAAATCCGGTGGCAAATATGCCTTCATAAGCAATTCCACAATAGTAACAAAAGCGGCTATGACAACAATAAAACAAGGAATACGAATTTCGCGGGGAATAAGGGACCTGCTGATGGAAACAATACAATTGGAGCAGGTAAGCACAAAAGTTGCGGCAACCCCCATGGCCAGCCCGTTCTTCAGCGATGTGGTCACCGCAAGACTGGGACATAATCCCAATATCAATACAAACAGGGGATTGTATTCAAATATCCCCTTTTTAAACTCTCTTACATTGCCTTGTTTTTCCATCCCTTTATGCCCAAAACCTTTTCACATTACGCAAGGTATTTGTCAATTTCTGCCTGATCAAAACCGTACAGCACCTTTTCACCGTCAACGACAACGATAGGCAGTTTATCGAGAGAATCAACGTCATCGTTTCCTACAAATTTTATTGCCTCTTTCCTGGCATCATCGTCTTTATCAATGTCAAATGAAACATAATCCGCATTCTGTTTGTTCAAGTATGTCAATAGTTGATTACACTTCGGGCAAAACGGGGTACAAAAAACCTTAAATTTATGTGTAGCCATAATTTCCCTCGCTTTTCATAATGAATAATTATTTTTATTTTCTATTTCAAGACACCGCACAGGAAATAAGAGATTCAAGCAAAAAAGACCAGTACAGTCAACGAAAAAACGTTTACAGAGAAGGAGAATGATAGTTTCTTTTGACTTGATTTTTACATTCTGCTAAAATTAAACTCCTTCTGCTATACATAAAAACGGTAACCTTTCAACTGAATAGTTACCATGGATTCAACCCTGGGAGAAAAGAAAAAATGGCTGGAGTAAAACGGGCGCTTATCAGTGTTTCCGATAAAACGGGAATTGTGGAATTTTCAAAAGAATTACAACAGTTAGGAGTAGAAATTATTTCCACAGGCGGAACATTCAAACAACTGTCGGAAAATGGTGTCCGTGTGACGGAGATATCGGAATACACAGGATTTCCTGAAATCATGGACGGGCGCGTCAAAACACTGCACCCGAAGGTACACGGAGGACTTTTAGCTCTCAGACATAACGCATCACACGTTAAACAAATGAATGAATTGGGGATTCTCCCTATTGATATAGTCGTGGTAAACCTGTATCCCTTCGAAAAGACCATTGCGAAAAAGGGCGTAAGCCTGGAAGAAGCAATTGAAAATATTGATATCGGAGGACCTTCCATGATTCGCTCAGCATCGAAGAATTATAAACATGTCATCGTCGTGGTAAATCCCAAACGCTATGAGTTTATCATTGAAGAACTCAAAGCCAATCACAACGATATCTCTGAAAAGATGCGTTTTCAGTTAGCCATTGAGGCATTCAGGACAACGGGACGTTACGACGGCATTATTGCCAACTACTTCGCTAGCCTGGATAATTAAAAAGGGATAAATCTGCACACCCGCATTATCAAGAAAGATCGCCTCCAGACATTCTCCTTACACGGATATTTTTGTTTGCTTTCAGAGAAAAAAATGAACCGCACAAATCCCTACATGACATTCTTTGCGTCCAGATAATGCAATAATAGCTTCCTTGATTCCAGTATCAGGTATAGCGTGCCGGATACGAAGAGTATTATCACCCAGTCAAAAAAACCGAGGGGATTGGTTTTAAAAGCGATATGCAATGGCGTATACAGCACGGCTAATTGCATTACCACCGAGATTATTACCGAGCTTACTACATATTTGTTCGTCCTAATATTCAGGGTAAAATTTTTTGCCCTGTATGTTAACACGTTGAATAATTGGAACATGACGAGGGTCGTAAATGCAACTGACTTTGCCTTAAGGGTTTCAACCCCATAACTATAAAACATAAAAAGCGTCCCCGTCCCCATAACCAGGCCAACTATTAAAATGTTTTGGATAACATCTTTCGATATAATCCCTTCTTTTACATTTCTCGGCGGTTTTTTCATAATGTCTTTGTCAAAAGGGTCCAACCCAAGCGCTAATCCCGGAAGGCCATCTGTCAGTAAGTTTACCCAAAGTATTTGAATAGCGATCAAGGGAAGAGGCCATCCGATGAGTATTGCGAGAAAAACAACAAGTATTTCTCCAAAATTCGAAGAAAGGGTATACTGAACAAACTGCTTAATGGTGTTATAAATACCCCTCCCCTCTTCCACTGCATTTACGATTGATGCAAAATTATCGTCGGTCAGCACCATATCAGAGGCTTCCTTGGCAACGTCTGTTCCTGTAATACCCATTGAAATGCCAATATCAGACTTTTTTAAAGCAGGGGCATCATTTACCCCATCACCCGTCATCGCGACAACATATCCCTTCTTTTTCAAGGCATGTAATATTTTTACTTTGTGTTCAGGACTCACCCTTGCATAAATGACAACATTTTCCACTATTTCACCGAACACATCATCATGTAATCTATCTAATTCCTCTCCGGTTAACGCCTTATCACCTTCTTTATACAAACCCAATTCCTTCGCTATTGCAATGGCAGTTAATTTGTGATCTCCGGTAATTACAATTGCTCTGATGCCCGCGGTCTTGCATTTTTCAATAGCTTCTTTCACTTCCTCTCTCGGTGGATCAATCATAGCCTGCAAACCGACAAAAATTAAATCCTTTTCAACATCCTCAAGAGAAGAATCATATTCTGCAGCTAATGGCTTGTACGCGAACCCTAGAACTCGCAAGGCCTTATTAGCCATATCCTGATTAACATTCAGTATCTCTTTCTTTTCCTCCTCAGTTACATTTTTTACCTGGCCGTTCAGGGAAATATATTTACACTTATCCAGGATTACATCCGGCGCTCCTTTCACATAAGCGGCGTTCTCTTTATTGATCCTATGAATAGTTGTCATGCATTTTCTTTTTGAATCAAAAGGAATCTCCAGAATCCTTGGAAAATGTTTTTCCATCTCAGCCTTCTGAA
The DNA window shown above is from Candidatus Brocadiaceae bacterium and carries:
- a CDS encoding calcium-translocating P-type ATPase, SERCA-type, which codes for MVKYHSLSVSDTIKTMETSEKGLTEKEARQRLEKYGKNELETRKQVSPFQIAIGQFTSFIVFILIAAIAVSLLIGEKLDAIVISIIVVLNGIFGFVQEFKAEKAIEALRRLTALKAKVIRSGQEREIDSRVLVPGDIICLETGNKVPADARLIQIAALQVDEASLTGESVPSNKVTEPLEKDALVTDRENMVFMGTMVTKGHARAVITTTGMNTEMGKIAEMVQEAKEKLSPLQEKLKQFGKWLGIVTIGICAFVFVVGILREYMANAVFETAFVSEMFLASVALAVAAIPEGLPAIVTISLAFGVRRMVKRNALIRKLPAVETLGCTNIICSDKTGTLTKNEMTVKEIYANNALIEITGDGYTPEGKFIREGAEISDLTNLELLFKICALCNDSRLIHNERWEIFGDPTEGALLVSASKAGFQKAEMEKHFPRILEIPFDSKRKCMTTIHRINKENAAYVKGAPDVILDKCKYISLNGQVKNVTEEEKKEILNVNQDMANKALRVLGFAYKPLAAEYDSSLEDVEKDLIFVGLQAMIDPPREEVKEAIEKCKTAGIRAIVITGDHKLTAIAIAKELGLYKEGDKALTGEELDRLHDDVFGEIVENVVIYARVSPEHKVKILHALKKKGYVVAMTGDGVNDAPALKKSDIGISMGITGTDVAKEASDMVLTDDNFASIVNAVEEGRGIYNTIKQFVQYTLSSNFGEILVVFLAILIGWPLPLIAIQILWVNLLTDGLPGLALGLDPFDKDIMKKPPRNVKEGIISKDVIQNILIVGLVMGTGTLFMFYSYGVETLKAKSVAFTTLVMFQLFNVLTYRAKNFTLNIRTNKYVVSSVIISVVMQLAVLYTPLHIAFKTNPLGFFDWVIILFVSGTLYLILESRKLLLHYLDAKNVM